The Saccharopolyspora gloriosae genome has a segment encoding these proteins:
- a CDS encoding DMT family transporter, translated as MEATWRWVALTAIAPVAWGCTYFVTRTFLPADQPLYGAVIRALPAGLLLLLACRALPRGSWWWKSILLGLLNMSAFFTLVYLAAQLLPTSVASVIMAMSPVVMMGLGWAVLSERPAAPALIGAGLGIAGVCAMLLTGGESVDLRGVLASVAAMSISSVGYVLAKKWSGQAPVLASTSWQLIAGGLLLLPFAVLVEGPPPPLNGAAVAGFAFVSIVGTAIAFAAWFTGLRNLKAGEVGLIGLLNPLTGVLLGTAVAAEALTVQQVGGIVLVLAGIALGQSTGRRRARNTAPPVELTRES; from the coding sequence ATGGAAGCTACATGGCGTTGGGTCGCGTTGACCGCGATCGCTCCGGTGGCGTGGGGATGCACGTACTTCGTCACGCGCACGTTCTTGCCCGCCGACCAGCCGCTGTACGGGGCCGTGATCCGCGCGCTGCCCGCAGGCTTGCTGCTCCTGCTCGCCTGCCGTGCGCTGCCGCGCGGTTCGTGGTGGTGGAAGTCGATCCTGCTGGGACTGCTGAACATGAGCGCGTTCTTCACGCTCGTGTACCTGGCCGCTCAGCTGCTGCCCACGAGCGTGGCATCGGTGATCATGGCGATGAGCCCGGTCGTGATGATGGGACTCGGCTGGGCCGTGCTCTCCGAACGGCCCGCGGCGCCGGCTTTGATCGGCGCGGGCCTGGGCATCGCAGGGGTTTGCGCGATGCTGCTGACCGGTGGGGAATCAGTCGATCTTCGCGGCGTGCTGGCCTCGGTGGCGGCCATGTCGATCTCGTCGGTGGGCTACGTGCTGGCCAAGAAGTGGAGCGGCCAGGCCCCCGTGCTGGCGTCGACTTCCTGGCAGCTCATCGCAGGCGGGCTGCTGCTCCTGCCCTTCGCGGTGCTCGTGGAAGGACCACCACCGCCCCTGAACGGCGCGGCGGTGGCGGGCTTCGCCTTCGTGAGCATCGTCGGCACCGCGATCGCCTTCGCCGCGTGGTTCACCGGGTTGCGGAACCTGAAAGCAGGCGAAGTGGGACTCATCGGGTTGCTCAACCCGCTGACCGGCGTGCTCCTGGGCACCGCCGTGGCGGCCGAGGCGCTGACCGTTCAGCAGGTCGGCGGGATCGTGCTCGTCCTGGCGGGAATCGCGCTCGGTCAGTCGACGGGCCGCCGACGCGCCAGGAACACCGCACCGCCGGTGGAACTCACTCGAGAGTCGTGA